From the Streptomyces pluripotens genome, one window contains:
- a CDS encoding PAC2 family protein — protein MLDPQGLYAWEPKGLAAVDLALAQESAGLVMLYHFDGYIDAGETGDQIVERLLDSLPHQAVARFDHDRLVDYRARRPLLTFERDRWSGYEDPAIEVRLVQDTTGAPFLLLSGPEPDVEWERFAAAVRQIVQRLGVRLSVNFHGIPMGVPHTRPVGLTPHGNRTDLVPGHRSPFEEAQVPGSAESLIEYRLMEAGHDVLGVAAHVPHYIARSAYPDAALTVLESVTAATGLVLPKVAHSLRTDAHRTQTEIDRQIREGDEELTVLVQGLEHQYDAAAGAATRGNMLAEPVEIPSADEIGQEFERFLAEREGDN, from the coding sequence GTGCTTGATCCGCAAGGTTTGTACGCATGGGAGCCGAAGGGCCTCGCCGCCGTCGACCTGGCGCTCGCCCAGGAATCGGCCGGACTTGTCATGCTCTACCACTTCGACGGATACATCGACGCGGGCGAGACCGGCGACCAGATCGTCGAGCGGCTGCTCGACTCACTGCCCCATCAGGCCGTGGCTCGTTTCGACCACGACCGGCTCGTGGACTATCGCGCCCGCAGGCCCCTACTGACGTTCGAGCGGGATCGCTGGAGCGGCTACGAGGACCCGGCCATCGAGGTCCGCCTCGTCCAGGACACGACGGGTGCGCCCTTCCTACTGCTGTCCGGCCCCGAGCCGGACGTGGAGTGGGAGCGGTTCGCGGCGGCCGTCCGGCAGATCGTGCAGCGGCTAGGCGTCCGCCTGTCCGTGAACTTCCACGGCATTCCCATGGGCGTACCACACACCCGTCCCGTGGGCCTCACTCCGCACGGCAACCGCACGGACCTCGTTCCCGGCCACCGCAGCCCCTTCGAGGAGGCCCAGGTGCCCGGCAGCGCGGAGTCGCTGATCGAGTACCGCCTCATGGAGGCGGGTCACGACGTTCTCGGTGTCGCCGCGCACGTCCCGCACTACATTGCCCGTTCCGCGTATCCCGACGCCGCCTTGACCGTGCTGGAGTCGGTCACGGCCGCGACCGGTCTGGTCCTCCCCAAGGTGGCGCACTCCCTGCGCACGGACGCGCACCGCACGCAGACGGAGATCGACCGCCAGATCCGGGAGGGGGACGAGGAACTGACCGTGCTCGTCCAGGGACTGGAACACCAGTACGACGCGGCGGCGGGAGCCGCGACCCGGGGCAACATGCTCGCCGAGCCCGTGGAGATCCCGTCAGCCGACGAGATCGGGCAGGAGTTCGAGCGATTCCTGGCGGAGCGTGAAGGCGACAACTAA
- a CDS encoding tetratricopeptide repeat protein, whose product MPDTSGSTGRTPKTHVIDFRAAEQLLNARDPRGAVKLLDGVIAAYPENTAARLLRARAFFAAAQLRPAELEFTIVLEREPDNAFAHFALARTYERQGRPDQAKRHFRLAAALDPNPQYLKAARFDD is encoded by the coding sequence GTGCCCGACACCAGCGGTTCCACCGGACGTACCCCCAAGACGCACGTCATCGACTTCCGTGCCGCCGAGCAACTGCTCAATGCACGGGATCCGCGGGGTGCAGTGAAACTACTAGACGGAGTCATCGCCGCGTACCCGGAGAACACCGCCGCCCGTCTGCTCCGTGCGCGTGCCTTCTTCGCGGCGGCGCAACTCAGGCCTGCCGAGCTGGAGTTCACCATCGTGCTGGAGCGGGAGCCGGACAACGCGTTCGCGCACTTCGCGCTCGCCCGGACCTATGAACGCCAGGGCCGTCCCGACCAGGCCAAGCGCCACTTCCGATTGGCAGCTGCGCTCGACCCCAACCCGCAGTACCTGAAGGCAGCGCGCTTCGACGACTGA
- the rpsA gene encoding 30S ribosomal protein S1, translating into MTSSTETTATIPQVAVNDIGNEEAFLAAIDETIKYFNDGDIVDGVIVKVDRDEVLLDIGYKTEGVIPSRELSIKHDVDPNEVVAVGDEIEALVLQKEDKEGRLILSKKRAQYERAWGTIEKIKEEDGIVTGTVIEVVKGGLILDIGLRGFLPASLVEMRRVRDLQPYVGKELEAKIIELDKNRNNVVLSRRAWLEQTQSEVRQTFLTTLQKGQVRSGVVSSIVNFGAFVDLGGVDGLVHVSELSWKHIDHPSEVVEVGQEVTVEVLDVDMDRERVSLSLKATQEDPWQQFARTHQIGQVVPGKVTKLVPFGAFVRVDEGIEGLVHISELAERHVEIPEQVVQVNDEIFVKVIDIDLERRRISLSLKQANESFGADPSAVEFDPTLYGMAASYDDQGNYIYPEGFDPETNDWLEGYEKQREEWERQYAEAQTRFEQHQAQVIKSREADAAAAAEGGEAAAPAATGGSYSSEGADNSGALASDEALAALREKLAGGQS; encoded by the coding sequence ATGACGAGCAGCACCGAGACCACCGCCACCATCCCGCAGGTAGCGGTCAACGACATCGGTAACGAGGAAGCCTTCCTCGCAGCGATCGACGAGACGATCAAGTACTTCAACGACGGCGACATCGTCGACGGCGTCATCGTGAAGGTCGACCGGGACGAGGTCCTGCTCGACATCGGTTACAAGACCGAAGGTGTCATCCCGAGCCGCGAGCTCTCGATCAAGCACGACGTCGACCCGAACGAGGTCGTCGCCGTGGGCGACGAGATCGAGGCCCTTGTCCTCCAGAAGGAAGACAAGGAAGGCCGCCTGATCCTCTCGAAGAAGCGTGCCCAGTACGAGCGTGCCTGGGGCACCATCGAGAAGATCAAGGAAGAGGACGGCATCGTTACCGGTACCGTCATCGAGGTCGTCAAGGGTGGTCTCATCCTCGACATCGGCCTCCGTGGCTTCCTTCCTGCCTCCCTGGTCGAGATGCGCCGCGTCCGCGACCTTCAGCCGTACGTCGGCAAGGAGCTCGAGGCCAAGATCATCGAGCTGGACAAGAACCGCAACAATGTGGTCCTGTCCCGTCGCGCCTGGCTGGAGCAGACCCAGTCCGAGGTTCGCCAGACGTTCCTCACGACCCTCCAGAAGGGTCAGGTCCGCTCCGGTGTCGTCTCCTCGATCGTCAACTTCGGTGCCTTCGTGGACCTGGGTGGCGTCGACGGTCTGGTTCACGTCTCCGAGCTGTCCTGGAAGCACATCGACCACCCGTCCGAGGTGGTCGAGGTCGGCCAGGAGGTCACCGTCGAGGTCCTCGACGTCGACATGGACCGCGAGCGTGTCTCCCTGTCGCTGAAGGCGACCCAGGAAGACCCGTGGCAGCAGTTCGCCCGCACCCACCAGATCGGTCAGGTCGTGCCCGGTAAGGTCACGAAGCTGGTTCCGTTCGGTGCGTTCGTCCGGGTGGACGAGGGCATCGAGGGCCTGGTCCACATCTCCGAGCTGGCCGAGCGCCACGTGGAGATCCCGGAGCAGGTCGTCCAGGTCAACGACGAGATCTTCGTCAAGGTCATCGACATCGACCTGGAGCGTCGCCGGATCTCGCTGTCCCTGAAGCAGGCCAACGAGTCCTTCGGTGCCGACCCGTCCGCGGTCGAGTTCGACCCGACCCTGTACGGCATGGCCGCGTCCTACGACGACCAGGGCAACTACATCTACCCCGAGGGCTTCGACCCGGAGACCAACGACTGGCTCGAGGGCTACGAGAAGCAGCGCGAGGAGTGGGAGCGCCAGTACGCCGAGGCGCAGACCCGCTTCGAGCAGCACCAGGCGCAGGTCATCAAGTCCCGCGAGGCCGACGCCGCTGCTGCGGCCGAGGGCGGCGAGGCTGCGGCTCCGGCCGCGACCGGCGGTTCCTACTCCTCCGAGGGCGCGGACAACTCCGGTGCGCTGGCCTCGGACGAGGCGCTGGCCGCGCTGCGTGAGAAGCTCGCCGGCGGCCAGAGCTGA
- the coaE gene encoding dephospho-CoA kinase: MLRVGLTGGIGAGKSEVSRLLVEHGAVLIDADRIAREVVAPGTPGLAAVVEAFGDDVLTADGSLDRPRLGSIVFADPDKLAMLNSIVHPLVGARSRELETAAADDAVVINDVPLLTENGLAALYDVVVVVDASPETQLDRLVRLRGMTEQDARARMAAQATRGQRREIADIVIDNDVPLEALEERVAEVWDDLVKRAHTAGKGSDNGSR; encoded by the coding sequence ATGCTGAGAGTTGGCCTGACCGGCGGGATCGGTGCCGGCAAGAGCGAGGTGTCGCGGTTGCTCGTGGAGCACGGAGCCGTGCTGATCGACGCGGACCGCATCGCACGTGAGGTCGTGGCGCCCGGCACCCCCGGTCTCGCTGCCGTGGTCGAGGCCTTCGGCGACGACGTCCTGACCGCCGATGGCAGTCTGGATCGGCCACGGCTCGGTTCGATCGTCTTCGCCGACCCCGACAAGCTGGCCATGCTCAACTCGATCGTGCATCCCCTGGTGGGCGCGCGCTCCCGCGAGCTGGAGACTGCTGCAGCCGACGATGCCGTGGTGATCAATGACGTACCGCTCCTCACCGAGAACGGCCTCGCAGCGCTCTACGACGTCGTGGTCGTGGTGGACGCGAGCCCCGAGACCCAGCTCGACCGGCTGGTACGACTACGCGGGATGACCGAACAGGACGCGCGTGCACGCATGGCCGCGCAGGCGACGCGTGGGCAGCGCAGGGAGATCGCGGACATCGTGATCGACAACGACGTCCCGCTGGAAGCCTTGGAGGAGCGAGTCGCCGAGGTCTGGGACGACCTGGTGAAGCGGGCGCACACCGCCGGGAAGGGCTCCGACAACGGCAGCCGGTAG
- a CDS encoding FUSC family protein, with the protein MNRSPVPRSVAPPWLAHALRTQRAPVPWSAVLRGALAAGPLLLAGVLAGRASAGVLAALAAVLAGINDRPGSRRAAVQRLGVPALAGALGLAVGTYAGHLLGAVALTLVLTGLGLVAGGVSVVGAVSSAAGTQLLVTAAVGAGLSTTDGGWQRALAFLAGAGWLLLLRLTLPTSGVLAGEFRFDGERAAIADVYEAIAALLDAVGGDHATTRRAELTAALDHAQDALGGPRLHRYAGSAAERRLHAQYLAALPLAEAATALCWVGEPVEARAVLGPRRLAAAVRGDTGTGPLPAPYRSAPALRALDDALLHAAGTFDRAQDAQQGLLARRRRGIRDVLRTVLGSGGREYGLRVALCFGAGTGIAQALHHTGWYGRHEHGYWLPVTVVFLVKPDLGPLASRVLCRAAGTLLGAVAFAGCVALLPRSPGLIMLVAVCGALLPVATRHFAALTAVVTVLVLALVMVGGEPQAFVSRIDETLLACVLVLVVGHLPIPGNRGGGVRARLATAGSAAHAYLAHVLGGSSDRAERWALRREAYRTLAVARGATALAAAELPALARHTEGTGAVADILERLVDTTTACAVHLDDTGRLTPDHVKQLHEALEELDDRGIRVPLPGAV; encoded by the coding sequence ATGAACAGGAGCCCCGTGCCTCGGTCCGTCGCACCCCCCTGGCTCGCCCACGCCCTGCGTACCCAGCGCGCCCCCGTTCCTTGGAGCGCCGTGCTCCGCGGCGCCCTCGCCGCCGGACCGCTCCTGCTCGCCGGGGTGCTGGCCGGACGTGCCTCCGCAGGAGTCCTCGCCGCCCTCGCTGCCGTGCTCGCCGGTATCAACGACCGCCCCGGCAGTCGGCGCGCCGCCGTTCAGCGGCTCGGGGTGCCCGCACTGGCCGGCGCTCTTGGACTGGCCGTGGGGACGTACGCCGGGCACCTGCTCGGGGCCGTGGCACTGACCCTGGTGCTGACCGGACTCGGGCTGGTAGCCGGGGGTGTCAGCGTCGTCGGAGCCGTCTCCTCCGCTGCCGGAACGCAACTCCTCGTCACCGCCGCCGTCGGCGCCGGGTTGTCAACGACCGACGGCGGTTGGCAGCGGGCCCTCGCCTTCCTCGCCGGTGCTGGCTGGCTGCTTCTGCTGCGGCTCACCCTGCCCACCTCCGGGGTGCTCGCCGGGGAGTTCCGCTTCGACGGGGAGCGGGCGGCCATCGCCGATGTGTACGAGGCGATCGCGGCACTCCTCGATGCCGTGGGCGGCGACCACGCCACCACCCGGCGGGCCGAGCTCACCGCAGCCCTCGATCATGCCCAGGACGCCCTCGGTGGGCCCCGACTGCACCGTTACGCCGGTTCCGCCGCCGAGCGCCGGCTGCACGCCCAATACCTGGCCGCGTTGCCCCTCGCCGAGGCTGCCACCGCCCTGTGCTGGGTGGGCGAGCCGGTCGAGGCACGGGCGGTGCTAGGGCCCCGGCGGCTCGCCGCCGCCGTCCGCGGCGACACCGGTACGGGCCCGCTGCCGGCCCCGTACCGGTCTGCGCCCGCACTGCGTGCCCTCGACGACGCCCTGCTGCACGCTGCTGGAACCTTCGACCGGGCCCAGGACGCACAGCAAGGACTGCTCGCCCGGCGGCGCCGGGGTATCCGGGACGTGCTGCGGACGGTGCTCGGTAGCGGCGGACGCGAGTACGGGTTGCGCGTCGCCCTCTGCTTCGGCGCCGGCACGGGGATCGCTCAGGCTCTCCACCACACCGGTTGGTACGGGCGGCACGAGCATGGGTACTGGCTGCCCGTCACCGTCGTCTTCCTCGTCAAACCCGACCTCGGGCCGCTGGCCTCGCGCGTGCTGTGCCGGGCCGCCGGGACCTTGCTGGGTGCTGTGGCGTTCGCCGGTTGCGTGGCGCTGCTGCCCCGGTCGCCGGGGCTGATCATGCTGGTCGCGGTGTGCGGTGCGCTCCTCCCGGTCGCCACCCGGCACTTCGCGGCCCTCACTGCCGTCGTCACGGTCCTCGTTCTCGCCCTGGTCATGGTCGGCGGGGAACCGCAGGCGTTCGTCAGCCGGATCGACGAGACGCTATTGGCCTGTGTACTCGTGCTGGTCGTCGGCCATCTGCCGATACCGGGGAACCGGGGCGGCGGGGTACGGGCACGGCTCGCCACGGCCGGTAGTGCCGCACACGCCTATCTGGCCCACGTCCTCGGCGGGTCCAGCGACCGGGCTGAGCGATGGGCGTTGCGCCGGGAGGCCTACCGCACCCTCGCCGTGGCCCGCGGTGCCACCGCCCTCGCGGCCGCAGAACTGCCCGCCCTCGCTCGGCACACCGAGGGTACCGGTGCCGTTGCGGACATCCTGGAACGGCTCGTGGACACGACCACGGCCTGCGCTGTCCACCTCGACGACACCGGGCGGCTCACCCCCGACCACGTCAAACAACTGCACGAGGCACTGGAGGAGCTGGACGACCGGGGCATACGGGTGCCGCTTCCGGGAGCCGTGTAG
- a CDS encoding RNA-binding S4 domain-containing protein: MASEHTDEHVNRGTSAPGSTIPARKTEDSGASAGLPMDPRTAAAVAAAEAAGPTNGETVRIDSWIWAVRLVKTRSLGATACRGGHIRVNGERVKPAHSVRVGDEVRLRHEGRERIVIVKRLIRKRVGAPVAVQCYVDNSPPPPPREAVAPAGLRDRGTGRPTKRDRRELERLRGLAGPVGPAGPGGFGGSDGLGGPDGSRGSGGRSRGR, translated from the coding sequence ATGGCTTCCGAGCATACGGACGAGCACGTGAACCGCGGGACCAGCGCACCGGGCAGCACGATCCCCGCCCGGAAGACGGAGGATTCCGGTGCCTCGGCCGGCCTGCCGATGGATCCGAGAACCGCCGCCGCGGTGGCCGCCGCCGAGGCCGCGGGCCCGACCAACGGCGAAACGGTCCGGATCGACAGCTGGATCTGGGCCGTGCGCCTGGTCAAGACACGGTCCCTGGGGGCCACCGCCTGCCGCGGCGGGCACATACGCGTCAACGGTGAGCGGGTGAAGCCGGCCCATTCCGTACGCGTCGGCGACGAGGTGCGCCTGCGGCACGAGGGCCGCGAACGGATCGTGATCGTCAAGCGCCTCATCCGCAAACGGGTCGGTGCGCCCGTAGCCGTCCAGTGTTACGTCGACAACTCCCCTCCGCCCCCGCCCCGCGAGGCGGTGGCCCCAGCCGGCCTACGCGACCGCGGCACCGGGCGCCCGACCAAGCGCGACCGCCGCGAGCTGGAGCGCCTCCGCGGCCTGGCTGGACCGGTCGGCCCCGCGGGACCCGGCGGTTTCGGCGGATCGGACGGACTAGGTGGACCGGACGGTTCCCGAGGTTCGGGCGGGCGGTCCCGGGGACGGTGA
- a CDS encoding class I SAM-dependent methyltransferase → MTTREPIIQEPERHEPEGPGGFEPEATRRDANVAESARANRGWWDRNADEYQTEHGTFLGDDRCVWGPEGLDEVEAELLGPPEDLKGKGVLEIGAGAAQCSRWLAVQGARPVALDLSHRQLQHALRIGGSFPLICADAGALPFADGSFDLACSAYGALPFVADPRLVLREVYRVLRPGGRFVFSVTHPIRWAFPDEPGPEGLSVAASYFDRTPYVEQDERGRAVYVEHHRTLGDRVRDIVAAGFRLVDLVEPEWPAWNTTEWGGWSPLRGNLIPGTAIFVCERD, encoded by the coding sequence ATTACGACGAGGGAGCCGATCATCCAAGAGCCGGAAAGGCACGAACCCGAGGGGCCCGGTGGATTCGAGCCGGAAGCCACCCGGCGTGACGCGAACGTGGCGGAGAGCGCACGGGCCAACAGGGGTTGGTGGGACCGCAACGCGGACGAGTACCAGACCGAACACGGCACGTTCCTCGGCGACGACCGCTGCGTGTGGGGGCCGGAGGGCCTGGACGAGGTGGAGGCCGAGCTGCTCGGTCCCCCGGAGGACCTGAAGGGCAAGGGGGTCCTGGAGATCGGCGCGGGTGCGGCGCAGTGTTCGCGCTGGCTGGCCGTCCAGGGTGCCCGTCCGGTGGCCCTCGACCTCTCGCACCGCCAGCTCCAGCACGCCCTGCGGATCGGTGGATCGTTTCCTCTCATCTGTGCCGATGCCGGCGCCCTGCCCTTCGCGGACGGCTCCTTCGACCTGGCGTGCTCCGCCTACGGGGCGCTGCCGTTCGTGGCCGACCCGCGACTGGTGCTGCGTGAGGTGTACCGGGTACTGCGCCCGGGGGGCCGTTTCGTCTTCTCGGTGACACACCCGATCCGCTGGGCGTTCCCGGACGAGCCGGGTCCGGAGGGGCTGTCGGTGGCCGCCTCCTACTTCGACCGCACGCCCTACGTCGAACAGGACGAACGGGGACGCGCGGTCTACGTGGAGCACCACCGGACGCTCGGCGACCGGGTCCGGGACATCGTGGCGGCGGGCTTCCGACTGGTGGACTTGGTGGAACCGGAGTGGCCGGCCTGGAACACCACGGAGTGGGGCGGCTGGTCACCATTGCGCGGAAACCTGATCCCGGGGACGGCGATCTTCGTGTGCGAGCGGGACTGA
- a CDS encoding DUF6343 family protein, which yields MRTGSEPATARSALRARFWLSLWGLVWAIFGTAAFALAGRPGWAAACGVLWLVVTVDMTVILRHIRQGPHYQPGHDVPPYRPPDGRPPRPGPPRQRHP from the coding sequence ATGCGTACGGGCAGTGAACCGGCGACCGCGCGCAGTGCTCTGCGGGCGCGATTCTGGCTGAGCCTGTGGGGGTTGGTCTGGGCGATCTTCGGAACCGCGGCGTTCGCGCTTGCCGGGCGCCCCGGCTGGGCGGCGGCCTGCGGCGTGCTGTGGCTGGTGGTCACCGTCGACATGACCGTGATCCTCAGGCACATCCGGCAGGGTCCGCACTACCAGCCGGGACACGACGTGCCACCGTACCGGCCTCCGGATGGCAGGCCGCCGCGCCCGGGCCCGCCCAGGCAGCGGCATCCATGA
- a CDS encoding uracil-DNA glycosylase yields MDHSSALARLDRHVAHCRACPRLVDWREETARTRRAAFADWTYWGRPVPGFGPADAPLVIIGLAPAAHGGNRTGRMFTGDRSGDLLYQALYDVGLASQPTSVSIDDGLRLHGVRVTAPVHCAPPANKPTPGERDTCRPWLVQELRLLRPALKAAVVLGAFGWQAALPALAEAGWAVPHPRPGFAHGTRVALHTLDGPETLDLFGCFHVSQRNTFTGRLTAEMLREVLRGAAHAAGLDNASGPG; encoded by the coding sequence GTGGACCACAGCAGCGCCCTCGCCCGGCTCGACCGCCACGTTGCTCACTGCCGTGCCTGCCCCCGGCTGGTCGACTGGCGGGAGGAGACGGCCCGGACCAGACGGGCCGCGTTCGCCGACTGGACCTACTGGGGGCGGCCGGTGCCCGGCTTCGGCCCGGCCGATGCTCCTCTCGTGATCATCGGGTTGGCTCCGGCCGCGCACGGCGGCAACCGCACCGGCCGGATGTTCACCGGCGACCGTTCCGGAGACCTGCTGTACCAGGCGCTGTACGACGTGGGGCTCGCCTCGCAGCCCACCTCCGTCAGCATCGACGACGGTCTGCGGCTGCACGGCGTCCGCGTCACCGCGCCCGTGCACTGTGCCCCGCCCGCCAATAAGCCGACCCCCGGCGAGCGCGACACCTGCCGCCCCTGGCTGGTTCAGGAACTGAGGCTGCTCCGCCCGGCCCTCAAAGCGGCGGTCGTCCTGGGCGCCTTCGGCTGGCAGGCCGCGCTGCCCGCGCTCGCCGAGGCGGGCTGGGCGGTGCCCCATCCCCGCCCAGGGTTCGCGCACGGCACTCGGGTCGCCCTCCACACCCTCGACGGCCCGGAGACCCTGGACCTCTTCGGCTGCTTCCACGTCAGCCAGCGCAACACCTTCACCGGCCGGCTCACCGCCGAGATGCTGCGTGAGGTGCTGCGCGGGGCTGCGCACGCGGCCGGGCTGGATAACGCGTCTGGCCCGGGGTAG